One Methanofollis sp. genomic window, TGCCTCTCCGGCGCTGACGCGGCCGGCCCCGGCCTCGCGGGCATAGCCCTCCACCTGTTCGGCCGTCCGCCGCCATTCTGCATGCCAGCTCTCGAAGTCGGACTCCCTGATCCGTGCCGCGGTCATCAGGCATTCCCCGATGTCCGCGCCGCCGACCGCGCACGTTCCGAGGATACGGAGGTACTGGAAGGAGAACTGCTCGTCGCTGAAGTGGACTTTCATCGTGACCGCTGAACAGTCGGCGCCATTTCATTTAAGGTTTCGGAGAAAATGGTGGGTCGAGAGTCCTCATCCCGTGATGATCTGCCTCTCACCCCGTGATGATCTTTTCACAGTCCTCTTCAGAGAGCGCGACGGGCCGATGTGATGAGGACGGTTTTGATGGTATCTTCTGTCGAGGAGTTTGTCAGAGGGGATATTCCTGTGCGTCCCTGTTCAATTCAGGCAGATCCTGTTGTGTTCTCCCGTTCCCGGAAAAAATCCTCTATCGGCACCGCGTGTTCTTTGTAATGCCTGAAGAGCCGCTCGCCCCATGCAAGCGCCTCGGGCGCCCTGCTGACCAGGTCGTGCACGGTGTCGTAGGTGCCGTCCTCACGGCACAGGCCAAAGGAGAGGGCCCTGTCGGTGACCGTGAGTCCGACCGTGATCGGGACCGTCGAGACGAAGAGCCTGAAATTGGGGAAGGCGGCGGCGTCCCTTCCCCTGCCGACGAACTCCTCCTGCCAGAGCGGTTCCGCAAGGTCGGGCGTGATGACGAGCTCCACCTCCGCCCCTGCCATCACCCGTTTCCAGAGGGCCTCGGCAATGAAGGGCAGGAACCATGTCGAGACCCCATGGATCGATCCGGCCTCCTCGATGATCTCCAGGAAGAACGCGAAACTCTGCTCCGTCTTCCCCGGCAGGTCCAGGATCAGTGCGGCACTCATGAGGTCCCCGATACGCTGTACCGCGAACTCCGGGACACCGTCGAGGGGGTGGCTCTCGAAAAAACTGTTGAACTGTTCGATGGTCGCGATCGTCCCGGTGCAGCGGTCGAGAAAGGTGCGGTACGCCTCGCCTCTCGGCGTCAGGCGGAGGGCGCCGTCTGCCTCCGAGAGATAGCCGCGGGCGAGCATCCACTCTCTCATCTCGCCTCCTGCATGTTCGGGGTGGTGGAAGGCATCATGATAGGTGGGTAGTGTCAGGTGACCGATGTCGTCGAGCACGCCCTCGACCACGAGGGGCAGCGGCGGGAGGGAAAAGCCCGGCCTGCTGTAGAGGGCCCTGTACAGCCCGGACGCGCAGGCGAAGAGCCTGCCTGCAAGGACGTGTCCGCTCTGTGTGAGCCGATAGCCTCCTGCTTCGCGGATGATCATTCCCCTGCGCTGGAGGCCGCGGAGGGCCTCCTCGGTCTCGTCCCACCGGCACCCCGTGACGGCGGACAGGTGGTGGGGGCGCTGGGGGCCGCCTGAAAGCGCCACGAGGAGGCGGACCAC contains:
- a CDS encoding transcriptional regulator FilR1 domain-containing protein, with translation MDAHDSSIGPDRIRFYTAPAVVRLLVALSGGPQRPHHLSAVTGCRWDETEEALRGLQRRGMIIREAGGYRLTQSGHVLAGRLFACASGLYRALYSRPGFSLPPLPLVVEGVLDDIGHLTLPTYHDAFHHPEHAGGEMREWMLARGYLSEADGALRLTPRGEAYRTFLDRCTGTIATIEQFNSFFESHPLDGVPEFAVQRIGDLMSAALILDLPGKTEQSFAFFLEIIEEAGSIHGVSTWFLPFIAEALWKRVMAGAEVELVITPDLAEPLWQEEFVGRGRDAAAFPNFRLFVSTVPITVGLTVTDRALSFGLCREDGTYDTVHDLVSRAPEALAWGERLFRHYKEHAVPIEDFFRERENTTGSA